A genomic segment from Glycine max cultivar Williams 82 chromosome 1, Glycine_max_v4.0, whole genome shotgun sequence encodes:
- the LOC100818146 gene encoding pectin acetylesterase 8 isoform X1: protein MENVRIRQWLNLLVCALLLLISEASYVPITIVQNAVAKGAVCLDGSPPAYHFDKGFGSGINNWLVAFEGGGWCNNVTTCLARKTNRLGSSKQMAKQIAFSGILNNRAMFNPDFYNWNRIKVRYCDGSSFTGDVEAVNPVTKLHFRGARIFNAVMEDLLAKGMKNARNAIISGCSAGGLTSVLHCDRFRALLPRGARVKCLSDAGYFINAKDVLGEQHIEQYFSQVVVTHGSARSLPQSCTSRLSAKLCFFPQYLVSRITTPIFFVNAAYDSWQIKNILAPGVADPEGHWHSCKLDINNCSPDQLDLMQGFRTEFLRAITVLGNSSSKGMFIDSCYAHCQTEMQETWLRSDSPELKKTTIAKAVADWFYERRPFHQIDCPYPCNPTCHNRVFDPQEDHPGKNVTAKGTSDASATKSNFPKLTNKVRWIELVCINRGISGLLLTLVLLNKME from the exons ATGGAGAATGTGAGAATAAGGCAGTGGTTGAACCTTCTGGTGTGTGCACTGCTGTTGCTGATATCAGAAGCTTCTTATGTGCCAATCACTATTGTTCAGAACGCGGTAGCTAAAGGAGCTG TTTGTTTGGATGGGAGTCCACCAGCTTACCATTTTGATAAGGGATTTGGATCAGGGATTAACAATTGGTTGGTTGCATTTGAG GGAGGAGGATGGTGCAACAATGTCACTACTTGCCTTGCTCGCAAGACCAATCGTCTAGGTTCATCTAAGCAAATGGCGAAGCAAATTGCCTTTTCAGGAATTTTGAACAACAGGGCAATGTTTAATCCAG ATTTCTACAACTGGAACAGAATCAAGGTTAGGTATTGTGATGGTTCGTCATTTACTGGTGATGTGGAAGCAGTGAATCCG GTAACTAAGTTGCACTTCAGAGGAGCAAGGATTTTCAATGCTGTCATGGAAGATTTACTAGCAAAAGGAATGAAAAATGCTCGAAAT GCTATTATCTCAGGATGCTCAGCCGGAGGATTAACATCAGTACTGCATTGTGATCGATTTCGAGCTCTATTACCTAGAGGAGCTAGAGTGAAATGCCTCTCAGATGCTGGTTACTTTATCAATGC AAAGGATGTTTTGGGAGAACAACACATTGAGCAGTATTTCAGTCAAGTTGTTGTCACACAT ggCTCTGCCAGGAGTTTGCCTCAATCATGCACTTCAAGACTTAGCGCAAAACTC TGCTTTTTCCCACAATATTTGGTGTCACGCATTACTACACCAATCTTCTTTGTAAACGCGGCATACGACTCATGGCAG ATTAAGAACATTTTGGCACCGGGTGTTGCTGATCCTGAAGGCCATTGGCATAGCTGCAAGCTTGATATAAACAACTGCTCACCTGATCAACTCGATCTAATGCAAG GGTTCAGGACAGAATTTTTAAGGGCTATAACTGTGCTTGGCAACTCTTCATCCAAAGGAATGTTCATAGACTCTTGCTATGCCCACTGCCAAACTGAAATGCAGGAGACATGGTTGAGAAGTGACTCTCCAGAGCTGAAAAAGACA ACAATTGCAAAGGCTGTAGCAGATTGGTTTTATGAAAGAAGACCTTTCCATCAGATAGATTGCCCTTACCCTTGCAACCCCACTTGTCACAACCGCGTTTTCGATCCACAAGAAGACCACCCAGGA AAAAATGTGACCGCGAAAGGAACATCAGATGCATCAGCCACAAAGTCCAATTTCCCCAAACTAACAAACAAG GTACGATGGATTGAACTTGTGTGCATTAATCGTGGAATCAGTGGGCTTCTACTAACGTTGGTTCTTCTG AACAAGATGGAATAA
- the LOC100815830 gene encoding uncharacterized protein isoform X1, with protein MGSSASKATSSSSSSGSCRKGRSKGHRGFPSYCLGASSGSRDIDSDDQVCDQNKVNGEDVTYSSGNEIDSDEVKTESFRKVKSDKSDEVPCVPSNIDLEEWGHTASRTGSSSAHSSSNQSLNPSSRFLSRFSLVPGNISFRLSRTTSLGSSRPCPVSSESLSIFNNEDELNLPPGLPGSLINRNETQHRCDLLNASLASQVPIQCHQEASNNLRSNTLTLVSPGNLVSSRISSVQDVVRDGNGTREVPDMNLFSPRIHTDTEDIETRHTDRRNGAREPVERNVRFSRTLSVGRLRDRVLRRTTVSDFTFCPLQRERDASQDNGRRAGERDTRLSPSGRNATNSSTPRYPLPSTPSSLFGIQDYEVETSRSRETRYQDLLEHRSNFLERRRRIRSQVRALQRLGSRFENLSGHDRSCILSGQHRNGRCACRINSRDTNSNDDTNARASISRIVMLAEALFEVLDEIHQQSMVLSSRPSVSSIGSVPAPNEVVESLPVKLYTKLHKHQEEPVQCYICLVEYEDGDSMRVLPCHHEFHTTCVDKWLKEIHRVCPLCRGDICASDSLPREN; from the exons ATGGGGTCCAGTGCCAGCAAGGCCACGTCATCATCGTCCTCTTCGGGGAGTTGCAGGAAGGGTCGATCTAAGGGACACCGAGGTTTCCCATCTTATTGTCTGGGAGCCTCGTCTGGATCTCGTGACATTGATAGTGACGACCAG GTTTGTGATCAGAATAAAGTAAATGGAGAGGATGTGACATACAGTAGTGGCAATGAAATAGATTCAGATGAGGTGAAGACAGAGTCTTTTAGAAAGGTTAAATCTGATAAATCTGATGAAGTGCCTTGTGTGCCTTCCAACATTGACCTTGAGGAGTGGGGCCACACTGCATCCAGAACTGGTAGCAGCTCTGCACATTCTTCTTCAAATCAGTCCTTGAACCCTTCAAGCCGATTCCTTTCTCGCTTTAGCCTTGTTCCTGGTAATATAAGCTTCAGACTTAGCAGAACCACAAGTTTGGGGTCATCTAGGCCTTGCCCGGTTTCTTCAGAGAGTCTCTCAATATTTAACAATGAAGATGAGCTTAATCTGCCTCCAGGGCTTCCTGGCAGCTTGATCAATAGAAATGAAACTCAACACCGTTGTGACTTGCTTAATGCATCTCTTGCTAGTCAAGTGCCTATACAGTGTCATCAAGAAGCTTCCAATAATTTAAGATCCAATACCCTGACATTGGTTTCCCCTGGCAACTTGGTTAGCAGTCGCATTTCTTCTGTTCAGGATGTGGTCAGAGATGGAAATGGTACTAGAGAAGTGCCGGATATGAACTTGTTTTCTCCAAGAATTCATACTGATACAGAAGATATTGAGACTAGACATACTGATAGACGGAATGGAGCTCGAGAGCCTGTTGAACGTAATGTTCGTTTTAGCCGGACATTAAGTGTTGGAAGGCTCCGTGACAGGGTTCTCCGCCGAACAACAGTATCGGACTTCACATTTTGCCCTCTGCAACGAGAGAGAGATGCTAGTCAAGATAATGGAAGACGGGCAGGGGAGAGAGACACAAGACTGTCACCATCTGGTCGTAATGCTACAAATTCTTCTACACCTAGATATCCTCTACCCAGTACACCTAGCTCCTTGTTTGGCATCCAAGACTATGAAGTTGAGACTTCACGATCTAGAGAAACTAGGTATCAGGACCTACTGGAGCATAGGTCCAATTTCCTCGAACGGAGGAGAAGAATACGGTCCCAG GTCCGTGCTCTTCAGCGGTTGGGTAGCCGGTTTGAAAATCTTTCTGGACATGACAGATCATGTATCTTATCTGGTCAACATAGAAATGGTCGTTGTGCATGCAGAATCAATAGTCGTGATACCAATTCAAATGATGATACCAATGCAAGAGCTAGCATATCAAGAATTGTTATGCTAGCTGAAGCCTTATTTGAG gtTCTGGATGAAATTCACCAGCAATCTATGGTTTTATCTTCTCGCCCTTCTGTGTCATCTATCGGTTCTGTTCCTGCACCTAATGAAGTTGTGGAATCCTTGCCTGTCAAATTATACACTAAGTTGCACAAACATCAAGAAGAACCTGTACA ATGTTATATATGCCTTGTGGAGTATGAGGATGGAGACAGCATGCGAGTTCTGCCTTGTCATCATGAATTTCATACAACATGTGTAGACAAGTGGCTGAAGGAGATTCACAG GGTGTGCCCACTATGTCGAGGGGATATCTGTGCATCTGATTCACTGCCAAGGGAGAACTAA
- the LOC100815830 gene encoding uncharacterized protein isoform X2, producing the protein MGSSASKATSSSSSSGSCRKGRSKGHRGFPSYCLGASSGSRDIDSDDQVCDQNKVNGEDVTYSSGNEIDSDEVKTESFRKVKSDKSDEVPCVPSNIDLEEWGHTASRTGSSSAHSSSNQSLNPSSRFLSRFSLVPGNISFRLSRTTSLGSSRPCPVSSESLSIFNNEDELNLPPGLPGSLINRNETQHRCDLLNASLASQVPIQCHQEASNNLRSNTLTLVSPGNLVSSRISSVQDVVRDGNGTREVPDMNLFSPRIHTDTEDIETRHTDRRNGAREPVERNVRFSRTLSVGRLRDRVLRRTTVSDFTFCPLQRERDASQDNGRRAGERDTRLSPSGRNATNSSTPRYPLPSTPSSLFGIQDYEVETSRSRETRYQDLLEHRSNFLERRRRIRSQVRALQRLGSRFENLSGHDRSCILSGQHRNGRCACRINSRDTNSNDDTNARASISRIVMLAEALFEQSMVLSSRPSVSSIGSVPAPNEVVESLPVKLYTKLHKHQEEPVQCYICLVEYEDGDSMRVLPCHHEFHTTCVDKWLKEIHRVCPLCRGDICASDSLPREN; encoded by the exons ATGGGGTCCAGTGCCAGCAAGGCCACGTCATCATCGTCCTCTTCGGGGAGTTGCAGGAAGGGTCGATCTAAGGGACACCGAGGTTTCCCATCTTATTGTCTGGGAGCCTCGTCTGGATCTCGTGACATTGATAGTGACGACCAG GTTTGTGATCAGAATAAAGTAAATGGAGAGGATGTGACATACAGTAGTGGCAATGAAATAGATTCAGATGAGGTGAAGACAGAGTCTTTTAGAAAGGTTAAATCTGATAAATCTGATGAAGTGCCTTGTGTGCCTTCCAACATTGACCTTGAGGAGTGGGGCCACACTGCATCCAGAACTGGTAGCAGCTCTGCACATTCTTCTTCAAATCAGTCCTTGAACCCTTCAAGCCGATTCCTTTCTCGCTTTAGCCTTGTTCCTGGTAATATAAGCTTCAGACTTAGCAGAACCACAAGTTTGGGGTCATCTAGGCCTTGCCCGGTTTCTTCAGAGAGTCTCTCAATATTTAACAATGAAGATGAGCTTAATCTGCCTCCAGGGCTTCCTGGCAGCTTGATCAATAGAAATGAAACTCAACACCGTTGTGACTTGCTTAATGCATCTCTTGCTAGTCAAGTGCCTATACAGTGTCATCAAGAAGCTTCCAATAATTTAAGATCCAATACCCTGACATTGGTTTCCCCTGGCAACTTGGTTAGCAGTCGCATTTCTTCTGTTCAGGATGTGGTCAGAGATGGAAATGGTACTAGAGAAGTGCCGGATATGAACTTGTTTTCTCCAAGAATTCATACTGATACAGAAGATATTGAGACTAGACATACTGATAGACGGAATGGAGCTCGAGAGCCTGTTGAACGTAATGTTCGTTTTAGCCGGACATTAAGTGTTGGAAGGCTCCGTGACAGGGTTCTCCGCCGAACAACAGTATCGGACTTCACATTTTGCCCTCTGCAACGAGAGAGAGATGCTAGTCAAGATAATGGAAGACGGGCAGGGGAGAGAGACACAAGACTGTCACCATCTGGTCGTAATGCTACAAATTCTTCTACACCTAGATATCCTCTACCCAGTACACCTAGCTCCTTGTTTGGCATCCAAGACTATGAAGTTGAGACTTCACGATCTAGAGAAACTAGGTATCAGGACCTACTGGAGCATAGGTCCAATTTCCTCGAACGGAGGAGAAGAATACGGTCCCAG GTCCGTGCTCTTCAGCGGTTGGGTAGCCGGTTTGAAAATCTTTCTGGACATGACAGATCATGTATCTTATCTGGTCAACATAGAAATGGTCGTTGTGCATGCAGAATCAATAGTCGTGATACCAATTCAAATGATGATACCAATGCAAGAGCTAGCATATCAAGAATTGTTATGCTAGCTGAAGCCTTATTTGAG CAATCTATGGTTTTATCTTCTCGCCCTTCTGTGTCATCTATCGGTTCTGTTCCTGCACCTAATGAAGTTGTGGAATCCTTGCCTGTCAAATTATACACTAAGTTGCACAAACATCAAGAAGAACCTGTACA ATGTTATATATGCCTTGTGGAGTATGAGGATGGAGACAGCATGCGAGTTCTGCCTTGTCATCATGAATTTCATACAACATGTGTAGACAAGTGGCTGAAGGAGATTCACAG GGTGTGCCCACTATGTCGAGGGGATATCTGTGCATCTGATTCACTGCCAAGGGAGAACTAA
- the LOC102667446 gene encoding uncharacterized protein, with translation MNTDHMASQFASEVRCMKLMHCAASYGERGNRCSLSHRQNYGYHRFQPEEWNFREHHNNNKTMGCEKGPKRGTNRGRQQAQKLHRFGFSYLASSFLYLVIKVKAFYNGFLGDVAGEAKMGIEAPTEAYFSVPVLPN, from the coding sequence ATGAACACTGATCACATGGCCTCCCAATTTGCTAGTGAGGTAAGATGCATGAAACTAATGCATTGTGCAGCCTCTTATGGAGAAAGAGGAAACCGTTGCTCACTGTCTCATCGCCAAAACTATGGCTACCATCGATTCCAACCCGAAGAATGGAACTTCAGAGAAcatcataataataacaaaaccaTGGGATGTGAAAAGGGTCCAAAACGTGGCACAAATAGAGGTAGACAACAAGCACAAAAGCTTCACAGGTTTGGCTTCTCGTACCTTGCATCATCTTTTCTTTACTTAGTCATAAAGGTTAAGGCCTTCTACAATGGATTTCTTGGAGATGTTGCTGGCGAAGCGAAAATGGGCATTGAAGCACCTACTGAGGCATATTTCTCAGTGCCAGTTCTTCCAAATTAA
- the LOC100818146 gene encoding pectin acetylesterase 8 isoform X2 produces the protein MENVRIRQWLNLLVCALLLLISEASYVPITIVQNAVAKGAVCLDGSPPAYHFDKGFGSGINNWLVAFEGGGWCNNVTTCLARKTNRLGSSKQMAKQIAFSGILNNRAMFNPDFYNWNRIKVRYCDGSSFTGDVEAVNPVTKLHFRGARIFNAVMEDLLAKGMKNARNAIISGCSAGGLTSVLHCDRFRALLPRGARVKCLSDAGYFINAKDVLGEQHIEQYFSQVVVTHGSARSLPQSCTSRLSAKLCFFPQYLVSRITTPIFFVNAAYDSWQIKNILAPGVADPEGHWHSCKLDINNCSPDQLDLMQGFRTEFLRAITVLGNSSSKGMFIDSCYAHCQTEMQETWLRSDSPELKKTTIAKAVADWFYERRPFHQIDCPYPCNPTCHNRVFDPQEDHPGKNVTAKGTSDASATKSNFPKLTNKVRWIELVCINRGISGLLLTLVLLVIL, from the exons ATGGAGAATGTGAGAATAAGGCAGTGGTTGAACCTTCTGGTGTGTGCACTGCTGTTGCTGATATCAGAAGCTTCTTATGTGCCAATCACTATTGTTCAGAACGCGGTAGCTAAAGGAGCTG TTTGTTTGGATGGGAGTCCACCAGCTTACCATTTTGATAAGGGATTTGGATCAGGGATTAACAATTGGTTGGTTGCATTTGAG GGAGGAGGATGGTGCAACAATGTCACTACTTGCCTTGCTCGCAAGACCAATCGTCTAGGTTCATCTAAGCAAATGGCGAAGCAAATTGCCTTTTCAGGAATTTTGAACAACAGGGCAATGTTTAATCCAG ATTTCTACAACTGGAACAGAATCAAGGTTAGGTATTGTGATGGTTCGTCATTTACTGGTGATGTGGAAGCAGTGAATCCG GTAACTAAGTTGCACTTCAGAGGAGCAAGGATTTTCAATGCTGTCATGGAAGATTTACTAGCAAAAGGAATGAAAAATGCTCGAAAT GCTATTATCTCAGGATGCTCAGCCGGAGGATTAACATCAGTACTGCATTGTGATCGATTTCGAGCTCTATTACCTAGAGGAGCTAGAGTGAAATGCCTCTCAGATGCTGGTTACTTTATCAATGC AAAGGATGTTTTGGGAGAACAACACATTGAGCAGTATTTCAGTCAAGTTGTTGTCACACAT ggCTCTGCCAGGAGTTTGCCTCAATCATGCACTTCAAGACTTAGCGCAAAACTC TGCTTTTTCCCACAATATTTGGTGTCACGCATTACTACACCAATCTTCTTTGTAAACGCGGCATACGACTCATGGCAG ATTAAGAACATTTTGGCACCGGGTGTTGCTGATCCTGAAGGCCATTGGCATAGCTGCAAGCTTGATATAAACAACTGCTCACCTGATCAACTCGATCTAATGCAAG GGTTCAGGACAGAATTTTTAAGGGCTATAACTGTGCTTGGCAACTCTTCATCCAAAGGAATGTTCATAGACTCTTGCTATGCCCACTGCCAAACTGAAATGCAGGAGACATGGTTGAGAAGTGACTCTCCAGAGCTGAAAAAGACA ACAATTGCAAAGGCTGTAGCAGATTGGTTTTATGAAAGAAGACCTTTCCATCAGATAGATTGCCCTTACCCTTGCAACCCCACTTGTCACAACCGCGTTTTCGATCCACAAGAAGACCACCCAGGA AAAAATGTGACCGCGAAAGGAACATCAGATGCATCAGCCACAAAGTCCAATTTCCCCAAACTAACAAACAAG GTACGATGGATTGAACTTGTGTGCATTAATCGTGGAATCAGTGGGCTTCTACTAACGTTGGTTCTTCTG GTCATCCTATAA
- the LOC100818146 gene encoding pectin acetylesterase 8 isoform X3 → MENVRIRQWLNLLVCALLLLISEASYVPITIVQNAVAKGAVCLDGSPPAYHFDKGFGSGINNWLVAFEGGGWCNNVTTCLARKTNRLGSSKQMAKQIAFSGILNNRAMFNPDFYNWNRIKVRYCDGSSFTGDVEAVNPVTKLHFRGARIFNAVMEDLLAKGMKNARNAIISGCSAGGLTSVLHCDRFRALLPRGARVKCLSDAGYFINAKDVLGEQHIEQYFSQVVVTHGSARSLPQSCTSRLSAKLCFFPQYLVSRITTPIFFVNAAYDSWQIKNILAPGVADPEGHWHSCKLDINNCSPDQLDLMQGFRTEFLRAITVLGNSSSKGMFIDSCYAHCQTEMQETWLRSDSPELKKTTIAKAVADWFYERRPFHQIDCPYPCNPTCHNRVFDPQEDHPGKNVTAKGTSDASATKSNFPKLTNKVRWIELVCINRGISGLLLTLVLLK, encoded by the exons ATGGAGAATGTGAGAATAAGGCAGTGGTTGAACCTTCTGGTGTGTGCACTGCTGTTGCTGATATCAGAAGCTTCTTATGTGCCAATCACTATTGTTCAGAACGCGGTAGCTAAAGGAGCTG TTTGTTTGGATGGGAGTCCACCAGCTTACCATTTTGATAAGGGATTTGGATCAGGGATTAACAATTGGTTGGTTGCATTTGAG GGAGGAGGATGGTGCAACAATGTCACTACTTGCCTTGCTCGCAAGACCAATCGTCTAGGTTCATCTAAGCAAATGGCGAAGCAAATTGCCTTTTCAGGAATTTTGAACAACAGGGCAATGTTTAATCCAG ATTTCTACAACTGGAACAGAATCAAGGTTAGGTATTGTGATGGTTCGTCATTTACTGGTGATGTGGAAGCAGTGAATCCG GTAACTAAGTTGCACTTCAGAGGAGCAAGGATTTTCAATGCTGTCATGGAAGATTTACTAGCAAAAGGAATGAAAAATGCTCGAAAT GCTATTATCTCAGGATGCTCAGCCGGAGGATTAACATCAGTACTGCATTGTGATCGATTTCGAGCTCTATTACCTAGAGGAGCTAGAGTGAAATGCCTCTCAGATGCTGGTTACTTTATCAATGC AAAGGATGTTTTGGGAGAACAACACATTGAGCAGTATTTCAGTCAAGTTGTTGTCACACAT ggCTCTGCCAGGAGTTTGCCTCAATCATGCACTTCAAGACTTAGCGCAAAACTC TGCTTTTTCCCACAATATTTGGTGTCACGCATTACTACACCAATCTTCTTTGTAAACGCGGCATACGACTCATGGCAG ATTAAGAACATTTTGGCACCGGGTGTTGCTGATCCTGAAGGCCATTGGCATAGCTGCAAGCTTGATATAAACAACTGCTCACCTGATCAACTCGATCTAATGCAAG GGTTCAGGACAGAATTTTTAAGGGCTATAACTGTGCTTGGCAACTCTTCATCCAAAGGAATGTTCATAGACTCTTGCTATGCCCACTGCCAAACTGAAATGCAGGAGACATGGTTGAGAAGTGACTCTCCAGAGCTGAAAAAGACA ACAATTGCAAAGGCTGTAGCAGATTGGTTTTATGAAAGAAGACCTTTCCATCAGATAGATTGCCCTTACCCTTGCAACCCCACTTGTCACAACCGCGTTTTCGATCCACAAGAAGACCACCCAGGA AAAAATGTGACCGCGAAAGGAACATCAGATGCATCAGCCACAAAGTCCAATTTCCCCAAACTAACAAACAAG GTACGATGGATTGAACTTGTGTGCATTAATCGTGGAATCAGTGGGCTTCTACTAACGTTGGTTCTTCTG AAATAA